In a genomic window of Urocitellus parryii isolate mUroPar1 chromosome 2, mUroPar1.hap1, whole genome shotgun sequence:
- the LOC113176628 gene encoding general transcription factor IIH subunit 5, whose protein sequence is MVNVLKGVLIECDPAMKQFLLYLDESNALGKKFIIQDIDDTHVFVIAELVNVLQERVGELMDQNAFSLTQK, encoded by the coding sequence ATGGTCAATGTCTTGAAAGGAGTGCTTATAGAATGCGATCCTGCCATGAAGCAGTTTCTACTGTACTTGGATGAGTCCAATGCCCTGGGGAAGAAGTTCATCATTCAAGATATCGATGACACTCATGTCTTCGTAATAGCAGAGTTGGTTAATGTCCTCCAGGAGCGAGTAGGTGAATTAATGGACCAAAATGCTTTTTCTCTTACccagaaataa
- the Mtmr6 gene encoding phosphatidylinositol-3,5-bisphosphate 3-phosphatase MTMR6, which yields MEHIRTTKVEQVKLLDRFSTGNKSLTGTLYLTATHLLFIDSHQKETWILHHHIASVEKLALTTSGCPLVIQCKNFRIVHFIVPRERDCHDIYNSLLQLSKQAKYEDLYAFSYNPKQNDSERLQGWQLIDLAEEYKRMGVPNSHWQLSDANREYKICETYPRELYVPRIASKPIIVGSSKFRSKGRFPVLSYYHEEKEAAICRCSQPLSGFSARCLEDEHLLQAISKANPVNRYMYVVDTRPKLNAMANRAAGKGYENEDNYSNIRFQFVGIENIHVMRSSLQKLLEVNGTRGLSVNDFYSGLESSGWLRHIKAVMDAAIFLAKAIMVENASVLVHCSDGWDRTSQVCSLGSLLLDSYYRTIKGFMVLIEKDWISFGHKFSERCGHLDGDPKEVSPVFTQFLECVWHLTEQFPQAFEFNEAFLLQIHEHIHSCQFGNFLGNCQKEREELKLKEKTYSLWPFLLDDQKKYLNPLYSSKSQRFTVLEPNTVSFNFKFWRNMYHQFDRTLHPRQSIFNIIMNMNEQNKQLEKDIQDLESKIKQCKNKQSDGVLTKELLHSVHPESPTLKTSLCLKEQTLLPVNDALRTIEGSNPADNRYSDYTEEFSKSEPGVVSLEYGVARMTC from the exons gttGAACAAGTAAAATTGCTTGATCGATTCAGTACCGGCAACAAGTCATTAACAGGAACACTCTATCTTACAGCCACACATCTATTATTTATAGACTCTCATCAAAAAGAAACCTGG ATATTACACCACCATATTGCCTCAGTAGAGAAACTTGCCTTGACTACTTCTGGATGCCCACTTGTGATTCAGTGCAAGAACTTCAGGATCGTGCATTTTATTGTTCCCAGAGAAAGAGATTGCCATGATATTTATAACTCTTTGCTACAACTATCAAAACAAG CAAAATATGAAGATCTATATGCATTCTCTTATAATCCAAAACAAAATGATTCAGAACGATTACAAGGTTGGCAACTCATTGACCTTGCTGAGGAATATAAGAGGATGGGAGTGCCAAATTCACACTGGCAGTTATCTGATGCCAACCGAGAATACAAG ATTTGTGAAACTTACCCCAGAGAACTTTATGTTCCCCGGATAGCAAGCAAACCAATAATTGTTGGTAGTTCCAAGTTCCGGAGCAAAGGAAGATTCCCAGTTCTTTCCTACTATCATGAAGAAAAGGAG GCTGCCATTTGTCGATGTAGTCAACCACTGTCAGGATTCAGTGCCAGGTGCCTTGAGGATGAACATTTGCTTCAAGCAATTAGTAAAGCCAATCCAGTCAATCGCTACATGTATGTTGTGGATACCCGGCCCAAA ctgaATGCGATGGCCAACAGAGCAGCTGGAAAAGGTTATGAAAATGAAGACAACTATTCTAATATTAGATTTCAGTTTGTtggaatagaaaatattcatGTTATGAGGTCCAGCCTTCAGAAATTATTGGAAG TCAATGGTACCAGAGGGCTTTCTGTCAATGATTTCTACTCTGGATTGGAAAGCTCAGGATGGCTTCGCCATATCAAAGCTGTTATGGATGCCGCAATCTTCCTAGccaaa GCAATAATGGTCGAAAATGCAAGTGTATTAGTACATTGTTCTGATGGGTGGGATAGAACTTCACAAGTGTGTTCCCTTGGTTCACTTTTATTGGATTCCTACTACAGGACGATCAAAGGATTCATG GTTTTAATAGAAAAAGATTGGATCTCATTTGGACATAAATTTTCAGAGAG GTGTGGCCATTTGGATGGTGACCCAAAGGAAGTTTCACCAGTGTTTACTCAATTCTTGGAATGTGTGTGGCATTTGACGGAACAGTTTCCACAAGCATTTGAATTCAATGAAGCATTTCTTCTTCAGATTCATGAACACATTCATTCATGCCAATTTGGAAACTTCCTTGGAAATTgtcagaaggaaagagaagaactcAA GTTGAAGGAGAAAACTTACTCCCTGTGGCCATTTCTTTTGGATGACCAAAAGAAGTACTTAAATCCTCTCTACAGTTCCAAATCTCAGAGGTTTACAGTTTTGGAACCAAATACAGTATCTTTCAATTTTAA gTTTTGGAGAAACATGTACCACCAGTTTGATCGAACATTGCATCCAAGGCAGTCTATATTCAATATAATTATGAAcatgaatgaacaaaataagcAGTTAGAGAAGGATATTCAAGACCTAGAATCT aaaATTAAGCAGTGTAAAAATAAGCAATCAGATGGTGTCCTCACCAAGGAATTATTACATTCAGTTCATCCAGAATCACCTACCCTCAAAACTTCTCTGTGTCTTAAAGAACAGACTCTACTACCAGTGAATGATGCGCTTCGAACTATAGAGGGCAGCAACCCAGCAGATAATCGTTACAGTGATTATACAGAAGAGTTTTCCAAATCGGAACCTGGTGTGGTCAGCTTAGAATATGGTGTGGCAAGAATGACCTGTTag